The following are from one region of the Platichthys flesus chromosome 2, fPlaFle2.1, whole genome shotgun sequence genome:
- the ngfb gene encoding nerve growth factor, with translation MRSSMLVLLLFFSARAVASIGGDSCTTTTAQQQHPGDRSIPTVDPKLFTKRHRLSPRVHFSSQPPDAEPAASQGAPGGRPRRRAGQPQHRGVYSVCESISVWVGNKTKATDISGNEVTVLPDVNINNVNKKQYFFETMCHSARPGSSGCLGIDARHWNSYCTNSHTFVRALTTFKNLVAWRLIRIDVACVCVLSRKSWRQ, from the coding sequence ATGAGGTCGTCCATGCTggtcctgctcctcttcttcagtgcCCGGGCTGTGGCCTCCATCGGAGGGGACTCGTGTACCACCACGacggcacagcagcagcatccaggTGACCGCTCCATCCCCACGGTGGACCCCAAACTCTTCACCAAGCGCCACAGACTCTCGCCCAGGGTGCACTTCAGCTCCCAGCCCCCCGATGCAGAGCCGGCAGCGTCCCAGGGTGCGCCCGGCGGTCGGCCCCGCAGGCGGGCGGGGCAGCCGCAGCACCGCGGGGTGTACTCGGTGTGCGAGAGCATCAGCGTCTGGGTGGGCAACAAAACCAAGGCCACGGACATCTCGGGCAACGAGGTGACGGTGCTGCCGGACGTCAACATCAACAATGTCAACAAGAAGCAGTACTTCTTCGAGACCATGTGCCACAGCGCCCGCCCGGGCAGCTCGGGCTGTTTGGGAATCGACGCGAGACACTGGAACTCCTACTGCACCAACTCACACACTTTCGTACGAGCGCTGACCACCTTTAAGAACCTGGTGGCGTGGAGGCTCATACGCATCGACGTGGCCTGCGTGTGCGTGCTCAGCCGCAAGTCATGGCGGCAGTGA